DNA sequence from the Desulfovibrio sp. genome:
GCAAGCTTTCTCATCTTGAGGTGCAGCTGGAGTGGAAGCCTATCCTGTCTGTAAAACTTCATCCCAAGAACTCCTAATTATAAGCGGATGGGCAGGTATTCCTGCCCATCCGCTTATGGAGGATATATGTTCGATTACAAAAAATTATTGCACAAGGCTGTGAGCTCGGGCAAGCCAGTCTCAGAATCTAGCCCGTTGTTTGTGGATGCTGATGTGACAGACGCCGTTTCCAGCATGACCATTGACACTGTTGCCCAATATGCACCTTCTGCCAGTTACAAGGAGCAGAAGTTGCCGCCTAGCGACTATCGCACCCCACCTTCTCACAAAGTTCACACGTCTGCCACATTGCAGCGCATTGCCACAACATGGTCCTATGTGCAGAAGCCATCGGTGCCCAAGGGCTGCCTGAAACTGGCTGGAAAAATAGATTTTTCTCCTGCCTTTCTGGCCGCACTTGGCACAGCGAATGCTACCGATATCCACGGGCTTGAAAACATGCTGCCCCTTGAGGATGTTTTTGAAGCTCTTATCGAACGTGAAGCATCCGATCAGTTTTGCGCTGGCAGAAATAGCCATCTTCAGACGCTCATGGGCATAAAAGAACATGGCTTATTGGTTTCTGGTTCCGTTGGAAATGATGGTGCGCTGCACTGGCATCTGAACCATGGCAAAATCAAGGGGTCGTCATGGACTGCTTTGGTGGGCAGCGTTTTGAACCTGTCCAGAATGGATTCTCTGGCCACCCTTGCGAGTATCCTCAATATAAACTTTGACAATCTCCATCAGCTTTCCAGCGCAAAACATGCCGCAGAGCTGCATACGGGTTTACGCCCAGTTGACGAGGTACCTGCACTACTCCATCTGCGGAGTCTTCCGGCTGGAGGTGCCTGTGCCGAACTGGTGGAAAAGGTGTATAGCTATGGGCATGCTGGGCAGGTAATCGGTGCGATTCTGCGTTACCGTTTGAACGGCAAGGACTTCTGCCTGCCCGCCACCGTTGGGCGGAATGTTCTCTGCGTTGGCAAATTCAAGGCCACAGCCCATTGGCTTGATCAGCACCTATTGGACACGCAGCCTTACGCCACACTCGTACTCTGCCAGGACATGCGCACCGCCTTGGCTTTCAGGCGCATGATGCTGGAAACACGCGGGGATAACCCCATGGAAATCATCGTCACGGCCCACCTGGGCAGTGAGCTTTCCGTTTTGCCCTCAAATTACCTGCATGGGCGTCATGTGGTATTCGTACCTGCCCCGACCAAGTCCGATTTGGCTATGATCAAGCTGTACGAGGATATGGCCGCTCAGGTCAACGCACTGAGTTTCAAGGTATATAAAGGTTTTTTGCTGCACTTAGCCACTCAATGCACGTCACCCGAAGAAGTGGCGGGCATCAGTGAGCTGGAATCACAACTGTTGGACGCTTCTATTGTTCTTGAGGACTGGGAGCGCCCTTCGTAGCTGGTCAAATACATCATGGAGCGTTCTGTTCCGTATGCCGAGTTCAAGGCATGGGGCCACCGATTGGGCCTCTTCAAAACTACAGAGCAGGATTCCAGCGGAATAACTACTTCTGCTAATAGTCTTGTATTATTTCAGCCCCAATCCGGCTCTGCTGCACAGCAATCTGCCCACATCACGGACGTTGGCACTTCGCAGGTTTTTTCACCGGGTTGTATTGTTCTACTGCACGGTTTGAAAGATGCAGGAAAAAGCATGTTTTGCTTTGCTGCAGCCAAGGCGCTTATCACAGGGGAAAAACTGTTTGGCCTTTTCCGTTCTGATAAGACAGGCAAAATTGTGTATGTGGACAGCGAAACGCCACAAGCCCTTCTTGCGGAACGCCTGAATCAGTTTGGTCTTGCTGGGGAAGTGGGGCAGCGTTTGTTCCTGCTCTCGAAGTTTGATCATGCAGTCCCGGACTACGCCTTTTCTCTCACTGACCATGTATTCCGTGACAAGCTGGAAAACACCTTGCTTGAGCGTGGCTGCCGTTACCTTTTGCTGGACAACCTCACTTCGCTGATGGATGAAGGCAGGGTCTACCAAAGCAGTGTGGTCAGCGGATTTTTTCAATGGATTGAAAAACTTCAACAGCAGCACGGCATTTGCACTATTTTGGTACATCATACCCAGGATGATGCCAATGCAGGCACGGGATCAGCCAAGGCGCGCGGCAGTCAGGAGTTTTCCATCCGCGCTCATACGGAAGTTGTTCTGATCCGGGCTACGGAAATCCTTGAGAAAAGACTCGGCACTGAGGCCGTGCAGCAGGCAGCAGCGTGTGATGGCCTGACGCTCGGGGTCTGCTTTAAAGTCTGCAAGGCGGCCTGCGTGTTGCAGAAAAAGACATTCTGGCTGCATTTGCCGTTGGGAGCTTCCCAATGTCGTTTTCTGGGGGTAACCGGGGCAGACGGGCATGAGGTTGCATGCGCTCCTGGCGCTGTGAAGAATGCCGACCTCTCGCCTGATACATCCGCGGGGCCTGACAGCGAAGAGGCTGGCCTGGCTGGTCTTGATCTGTCTCAGGATGAACAAAGGGTGTACACATATATTACGGAGCGTAAAACGGCTCAGACCGGTGCCATCGGCATTCTTTTGCAGTGCCAGGAGACAAAGGCCAGGTCCATTTTGAAAAGGCTTGAAGCTATTGGCCTTATTGAAGCCTTCGGTAAAGGGCCAACAGCAGGCTACAAGCTTTCCACCTGTTATGCGGAACGCACAGCGCACTAATCCCATTGTGACAGTGCTTCATGAAGTGGCATGGGGAGACCAACCCCATGCCACTTCTGGCCTGTAGCATCTACCTTGTATGCCTCGCGGCCCCTCGCATAACCCCTCGTTGGGGCTGCCATAACCCTCGAAAACCCCTCGCATAACCCTCGTTTTATCACATGTTTATCTCCCGCTAGGGTTATTAAAATTGTTGATAATCAACAATTTCAGTATGTTAAACTAGGCTTTATTTCCTGTGGCCGGATAAAAAATCGTTATCCTTCAAGCATAGCCTCGGCAGTCGTTGATGCCAAATGATCCTGTCCCTTTAGTGGGGGGGGAGGCCCCTTTCAACATTCGTTTGAACCAAAGACCCATGTGCCAGAGGGGCAGTACCTCGGGGGCAGCTTCGCTGGTCTTCGGCATGCCTGCAAAACAACTACACCGATGAAACAGCATCTACCCGACATCGAATTCATGGGGCTATCCAATCTCATTACTCCGCCCCTAATGGATATGCAGAAGCTAATTCCCTCAACCTCACATGTCAGATTTAGCTTGGTTGGCTTGAGGCATTTAACTTAAACGACTTGATTCTCTGCAATAACAACGAAGGTATGATTGTAGTGCTTATATAAGAATATAGAAACATAAGAGCTATAAACATTACAACTATGCCACAACAAGTGGCATGGATAGAAATATGAACACAATAACGATATAGATATGCAAACACAAACAGCGAACTAAATGAAATACATATAGGAGATCAAAATGAACAACATAAACTTTAAATCTATCATGCATGATAATGGCAACTGTCTGTATAGGCCAACTATAGGTAATAATATGGCAACACTCCTTACGGAGTACACAACGTCACACAGCAAAACAATGGTTATTCGGTTTGATGTGACCTACCCCAAAGGGTTTAAGGCTGTCGAAGACAATAGCGACATATCAGCTCTCATGAAGTTGTTGATTCAACGGTGTTCACGTAATGGGGTATCTTCAGCGTATTTCTGGGTAAGAGAGCAATCTCTTAGAAGCAACAACCAACACTATCACTGCATGCTCTTGCTCAATGGTAACAAGACTCGCAGATACTATCCCTACATTGAAGCAGCAGAAGAAATGTGAGGCAGGATACTTGATGTGGACTCTCACGGATTGCTTCACTATTGCAATAGATCCCCTGAGGGCAACAGGCAAGCCAATGGCATCATTCTCCGCAGCGATGACCTCTACTACGAAGACAAGATTGATACCGTTGTACGGCAAGCTATGTACATGACGAAAGACCACACCAAGGGGATCTACAACGATGGAGTTCGTGATTTCGGCATGACACAATGCAAACACCTCACGTCCTGAGTCTCATCATGCAAGCTGTGAACAGAATCGTACAGATAGCTTCAGTTAAGCATAAACGGGGACAGTAACGACACTGAAGGCTCTAATACTATACATTCCTTCCGCTGCCATTATCGGCCCACAGCACATCGCAAAGGTACCCATGCAACAAAAATTTCCACACATTGATTCAGTGCTTACCCAGGGCTTCGTTATCCATTCAACTGGCTGCAATGTTTTGACATCCCCAAACCGTTTTTCAACGCATTCCAGCATGACGCTTTGCGACATGTCAGCGCGGTACCCGTCAGTGGAGGCGGAATGGCATCACCTCCCGGTCGCAAGTATCCAGAGCAAAAATGACGCGCACCTGCTCGCCGTTGTCGCAGGCAACCTCAAGCCCTTCAGAGCACCAACGCTGATTGCTTTGTAGTGTAGAAACCTTGACCGTGTGCGCTTTGTTTGGTCGGCGGCAGCAAAACGTGCCAGCAACAGGCTGTTCTGCTTCATTATCCTGAAGACACATTTATAGTTGACCGATGTGCGCCCACCGTCAATCAGTTGCCGTTAAGCAGCCGCTGGATCCGCCGATAGCCATAGGTCCGGGGGTACCCTTGATGTCTTTATCTTTGTGTCGTAATATAGATAATAAACAATGAATCTGAGATATAGGGAGATGCGAACCCACTTCTGAAAGCACAATTTCCATAATAATTTAGTAGGAAAAGGAGGAAAGATGCAAGTTTCAATAGAGCGCACATCCATAGATGATGTGATCATTGTGAAACCTGAATTGTATAAGGACGATCGTGGTTTTTTTATGGAAGCCTTTAGAGCCGACCAATACAGAGACCTGGGTTTACCTTCGGCCTTTGTGCAGTTTAATCACTCAGGATCGGTAAAAGGCACCGTGCGCGGACTGCATTTTCAATGGGAACCGCCTATGGGAAAATTGATGCGGGTCACACGCGGTGCAGCTTTTTTGGTAGCTGTAGACATCCGTAAGGGCTCACCAACTCTGGGTAAGCATGTGGCGGTAACCCTCAATGCAGAAAAACCCCACTTTGTGTGGGCTCCAGCTGGTTTTGCCCGCGGGTTTGCAGTGATCAGCGACTATGCGGAAATACAGTACCTGACCACGGGTATTTACAATCCTCAAGCGGAATCTGGAATCTTGTGGAATGACCCAGCGTTGCAAATTCAGTGGCCCGTGTCCGACCCAATTCTGTCAGGCAAGGACACTAAGGCGCAAACATTGCTGCAATGGCTTGAGACTCAAGAATCTGACAATTTCAAATATTGAGGAGGAAGTATCCATGAAAATACTTATTGCTGGCGGCGCAGGGTATATTGGGTCTGTGCTCGTACCGCTGTTACAGGAACGTGGTTATCATGTTACAGTACTTGATTTTGAGTGGTTTGGCAATCATCTTCCCTCCAACATTCCTGTACTCAAACAAGATGTACTTAGCATCACACATGAAACACTTGTCGGATTTGATGCGGCAATATTCCTTGCAGGATTGTCCAATGACCCTATGGCGGAATACTCACCTGCACAAAACTTTGTATACAATGCTGCACACCCTGCATATTTGGCCTTTATGGCAAAGCGTGCTGGTGTAAAGCGCTTTATTCACGGTGGTTCTTGCTCTGTATATGGCTACACAGTTAATGAGTTGTACGATGAAGAATCCCCAGCAATTTCAAATTATCCTTATGGAATATCAAAACTTCAAGGGGAATATGGTTGCCTTAAACTAACTTCTACTGATTTTTCTGTCATTGCATTTCGCCAGGGCACAGTCTGCGGTTACAGCCCAAGAATGCGGCTTGATCTTGTAATCAACGCCATGTTTCGTTCAGCGGTACAGGATAAAAAAATTATTGTGAATAATCCTGCCATCTGGCGCCCTATCCTGTCTGTGCGTGATGCTGCCACCGCATACATACGTGCGTTGGAAAGCCCGCAGGAAATTTCTGGCATTTTCAACATAGCTTCGGGCAACTACACAGTGGGTGAGATTGCCGACTATGTTTATGCGGGCATGCAAGAACATATGGGAATTAAGGCCTCTATCGAGGTGCGCAATGTGCAAGACTTTAGAAACTATAAGGTGAGTTGCGCCAAGGCCACAAACTTGCTGAGTTTTAAAGCGCGGTTTAACGCTGCCGACATAGTGCAAGATCTGGCCAAAAATTATGAACATTTTAAGGATTTTGACAATCCATGTTATTATAATATCCGTACTTTTGAATCACTCACAAAAGAAGGTAAGTGCTGATGAAGTTCCTAGTCACTGGCGGCAATGGGCAGCTTGGGATGGATATAGATTCTGTTTTTTGTCAAAGTAACACCGTATTTGCATTAACAAAAGAACAGTTTGACATAACGAATTCTTCACAAATTAATGATGTTATGGCGCAAATAAAGCCTGATTGCGTCATTAACACAGCAGCAATGCACCACGTAGAAAAATGTGAAGCCGATCCACCCCTCGCCCATGCCGTCAATGGCATAGGTACCAGAAGCCTTGCGCAGGAATGTGCGCGGCATAATGCGCACCTTATCCACATTAGTACGGACTATGTATTTAATGGCGAAAAAAAAGTTCCCTATGTGGAAAGTGATGTTCCTTGCCCCCTCAATGTTTATGGAAACTCCAAGCTAAGCGGCGAGTACTACGCATTGAGTTCTTGGGAAAAAGTATCTGTAGTCAGGGTGGGGGGAATCTATGGAGTGCATCCATGCCGCGCCAAGGGGGGGCTCAACTTCGTGCAGCTTATGCTCAAGCTGGCAAACGAGCGCCCTTATCTGCGCGTTGTAGATGATGAAATAGTTACTCCGACCCCCACCGCCGCCATTGCAGCACAACTACAGCGCATTGCAAATGAAGGCGTTTATGGAATTTTTCATGCAACCTGTCAGGGTCAATGTTCATGGTATGCCTTTGCAGAGCGTATTTTTGCTTTGCGTGGAATCACAACAGATTTGCAAAAAGCGCAGCCTGGCGAGTTCCCCGCCAAAGTGGCA
Encoded proteins:
- a CDS encoding AAA family ATPase → MERSVPYAEFKAWGHRLGLFKTTEQDSSGITTSANSLVLFQPQSGSAAQQSAHITDVGTSQVFSPGCIVLLHGLKDAGKSMFCFAAAKALITGEKLFGLFRSDKTGKIVYVDSETPQALLAERLNQFGLAGEVGQRLFLLSKFDHAVPDYAFSLTDHVFRDKLENTLLERGCRYLLLDNLTSLMDEGRVYQSSVVSGFFQWIEKLQQQHGICTILVHHTQDDANAGTGSAKARGSQEFSIRAHTEVVLIRATEILEKRLGTEAVQQAAACDGLTLGVCFKVCKAACVLQKKTFWLHLPLGASQCRFLGVTGADGHEVACAPGAVKNADLSPDTSAGPDSEEAGLAGLDLSQDEQRVYTYITERKTAQTGAIGILLQCQETKARSILKRLEAIGLIEAFGKGPTAGYKLSTCYAERTAH
- a CDS encoding inovirus-type Gp2 protein, with the protein product MNNINFKSIMHDNGNCLYRPTIGNNMATLLTEYTTSHSKTMVIRFDVTYPKGFKAVEDNSDISALMKLLIQRCSRNGVSSAYFWVREQSLRSNNQHYHCMLLLNGNKTRRYYPYIEAAEEM
- the rfbC gene encoding dTDP-4-dehydrorhamnose 3,5-epimerase, producing MQVSIERTSIDDVIIVKPELYKDDRGFFMEAFRADQYRDLGLPSAFVQFNHSGSVKGTVRGLHFQWEPPMGKLMRVTRGAAFLVAVDIRKGSPTLGKHVAVTLNAEKPHFVWAPAGFARGFAVISDYAEIQYLTTGIYNPQAESGILWNDPALQIQWPVSDPILSGKDTKAQTLLQWLETQESDNFKY
- a CDS encoding NAD(P)-dependent oxidoreductase, giving the protein MKILIAGGAGYIGSVLVPLLQERGYHVTVLDFEWFGNHLPSNIPVLKQDVLSITHETLVGFDAAIFLAGLSNDPMAEYSPAQNFVYNAAHPAYLAFMAKRAGVKRFIHGGSCSVYGYTVNELYDEESPAISNYPYGISKLQGEYGCLKLTSTDFSVIAFRQGTVCGYSPRMRLDLVINAMFRSAVQDKKIIVNNPAIWRPILSVRDAATAYIRALESPQEISGIFNIASGNYTVGEIADYVYAGMQEHMGIKASIEVRNVQDFRNYKVSCAKATNLLSFKARFNAADIVQDLAKNYEHFKDFDNPCYYNIRTFESLTKEGKC
- the rfbD gene encoding dTDP-4-dehydrorhamnose reductase — encoded protein: MKFLVTGGNGQLGMDIDSVFCQSNTVFALTKEQFDITNSSQINDVMAQIKPDCVINTAAMHHVEKCEADPPLAHAVNGIGTRSLAQECARHNAHLIHISTDYVFNGEKKVPYVESDVPCPLNVYGNSKLSGEYYALSSWEKVSVVRVGGIYGVHPCRAKGGLNFVQLMLKLANERPYLRVVDDEIVTPTPTAAIAAQLQRIANEGVYGIFHATCQGQCSWYAFAERIFALRGITTDLQKAQPGEFPAKVARPSYSVLENSRLKQLGIDCMPNWEDGLKSYLNTVG